A region of Flavobacterium album DNA encodes the following proteins:
- a CDS encoding lamin tail domain-containing protein, with protein MKTQLHKAFLNACMLAVVLLATSAMWGQVTLPGSSPYSENFNTTPGASGTSYPTGWTSYNGSTVDNSMTVGSGTSTSGANYNFVSRIGILGSGSSFVPGSIVLNIANTTGKSGLKISYDVVKIIENSRSNSFNLEVSTTSATTGFTAVTGGAYASGTIAAGTTTAYTDIDISALSNISGNVWIRWSYNEISGSGSRDGIALDNVSLSWSSAPAVTTAAATSITTSSATLNGTINANSNTTAASFNWGTTVSYGNSVAATPSSVTGTTATAISAPISSLSPNTQYNFRAVGTVGSTASNGANASFYTLAKVPGVLTVNNAGITTLDVTVTATTQTGNPAATQYAIIEAGGQYVQASGALGATAVWRTAAAWGTTTVTGLTASTTYTFSVKARNNASTPVETTFSTGAEGTTLANTLPTLTAGTIAGFGSVCINVAQGTGIFTLNGINLTPGDITVGPLAGYTFSATETGTYTTTLLIPQTGTLTQDVYVTFAPTTVGSYNGNIDVTGGGADAVAVAVTGTGINTTGTVATVAATALTAATAEVEGNVTAQGCTDVTERGVVYSTAINPVLGGAGVTAVADTADGAGTYTIALNGLIGGTTYYAKAYATNDGGTVYGTQMSFTTANVIAAVATAATSVEHDSFVANWDAVEGAASYRLDVSTSPTFGTMSLTTDLFFSEYVEGSSSNKYLEIYNGTGAAVNLADYRVRLYSNGSTTASGTANDVQLSGTLADGAVAVIKNSAATIYSGAATVVASVNFNGNDAVALYKISTASNVDIFGNIGTDPGSAWTGTNTTVDKTLVRKSTVTGGVTVDPSGTGFPTLDTEWDMFNQNDITHLGSHTYAGIAPSFVPGYENLAVTTGTSQVVSGLTELTTYYYRVRAVGGNTSGNSNVIEVATTANTDPTLSASALAAFGEVCIDSEDGPETFTITGSFLTEDNIVVGPLDGYTFSTDGITYTDTLNLGQTGGTYSQVIYVKILPAVVGDYSGNIPVSGGGADSINVAASGSGINTTATVVVNNADATSASTATIESEATLSGCSDITERGIVYATTANPAISGPGVSQLIDFGTGTGTYTTDLEGLVGGTTYYVRAYVTNNGGTSYSADSTFTTNGVGAPIANPALSVTESSFVANWEEVEGAEAYRLDVSTSATFGTSAPATDLFFSEYVEGSSTNKYLEIYNGTGAPVNLSDYRVRLYSNGSTTASGSNDVVLSGTIANGAAVVIKNSGATIYSGAATVVASVNFNGNDAVALYKISTSSNVDIIGKIGQDPGTAWTSASNTTVDKTLVRKASVTGGVTANPATGFDTLESEWEVYNQNDVTHLGTHTYAGIAPSFVPGYENLLVEDISQAVEGLDAGTTYYYRVRAVAGNTGGNSNVIEVATEAAGSGARIAMGLNDNDANNIMVYKQNGALTISSANTAITSVTVFDITGKMLFASDKFNQNEVVLENISASNQMLIVKIGTDANEQVTKKIAY; from the coding sequence ATGAAAACACAGTTACACAAGGCATTCCTCAATGCCTGTATGCTGGCCGTTGTGCTATTAGCAACGTCGGCAATGTGGGGCCAGGTCACCCTTCCGGGGTCGTCGCCTTACTCCGAAAATTTCAACACCACGCCGGGCGCGTCGGGAACATCCTACCCAACGGGATGGACCTCCTACAACGGCTCGACAGTGGACAATTCGATGACAGTAGGCAGCGGCACCTCTACTTCGGGAGCCAACTACAACTTTGTGTCACGTATCGGTATCCTGGGTTCGGGCAGCTCTTTTGTGCCGGGCTCTATTGTTCTCAACATTGCCAACACTACCGGCAAGAGCGGCCTTAAGATCTCCTATGATGTAGTTAAGATCATCGAAAACTCAAGGAGCAACTCGTTTAACCTTGAAGTGAGCACTACTTCGGCTACTACAGGCTTTACAGCCGTAACCGGTGGCGCTTATGCCTCGGGAACAATTGCCGCAGGTACTACGACTGCTTACACCGACATCGACATTTCTGCCCTGAGCAACATCAGCGGCAATGTATGGATCCGTTGGAGCTACAACGAGATCAGCGGTTCGGGAAGCAGGGACGGTATCGCCCTTGACAATGTTTCCCTTTCATGGAGCTCTGCCCCTGCCGTAACTACAGCAGCAGCGACTTCGATCACAACATCTTCAGCCACGCTGAATGGTACTATCAATGCGAACAGCAATACTACTGCTGCTTCTTTCAACTGGGGAACTACTGTAAGCTACGGAAACAGTGTAGCCGCAACGCCATCGTCTGTAACAGGTACTACAGCTACTGCCATAAGCGCGCCAATATCTTCTTTATCACCTAATACACAATACAACTTCAGGGCTGTAGGTACTGTAGGCAGTACTGCCAGCAATGGAGCAAACGCGAGCTTTTACACACTGGCCAAAGTACCGGGAGTACTTACTGTTAACAACGCAGGCATCACTACACTTGATGTAACCGTTACAGCTACTACGCAAACCGGCAACCCGGCTGCAACACAATATGCAATAATAGAAGCAGGCGGACAATATGTACAGGCAAGCGGCGCACTTGGCGCTACAGCCGTATGGAGGACAGCTGCTGCATGGGGCACTACTACCGTAACAGGGCTTACTGCCAGCACTACTTACACTTTCAGCGTAAAAGCAAGGAACAATGCTTCTACCCCGGTTGAAACCACTTTCAGCACGGGCGCTGAAGGCACTACACTGGCTAATACGCTTCCTACACTTACTGCAGGTACAATTGCAGGTTTTGGATCGGTTTGTATAAATGTGGCCCAGGGTACCGGCATATTTACCCTTAACGGTATTAACCTTACTCCCGGCGATATTACTGTAGGCCCGCTTGCAGGCTACACGTTCTCTGCTACAGAAACGGGTACTTACACAACTACGCTTCTTATCCCTCAGACTGGAACACTTACACAAGACGTGTATGTGACCTTTGCACCGACGACTGTTGGTTCTTACAATGGTAATATCGATGTAACCGGCGGCGGCGCAGATGCTGTTGCTGTTGCGGTAACAGGAACAGGTATAAACACTACAGGAACAGTGGCTACGGTAGCTGCTACAGCACTTACTGCTGCTACGGCTGAAGTTGAAGGCAACGTAACTGCACAGGGCTGTACAGATGTTACAGAAAGAGGTGTTGTTTACAGCACTGCCATAAACCCTGTACTGGGCGGAGCGGGCGTGACTGCCGTTGCTGATACTGCCGACGGTGCAGGTACTTATACTATCGCTCTTAACGGGCTTATAGGCGGTACTACTTATTATGCAAAAGCGTATGCCACTAACGATGGCGGAACAGTTTATGGCACCCAAATGAGCTTTACTACTGCTAACGTAATCGCTGCGGTTGCTACAGCTGCTACAAGCGTGGAACATGACAGCTTTGTGGCTAACTGGGATGCTGTTGAAGGCGCTGCAAGCTACAGGCTTGATGTGAGCACATCGCCTACCTTTGGTACTATGAGCCTTACTACCGACCTGTTCTTCTCTGAATATGTAGAAGGTTCTTCATCTAACAAATATCTTGAGATATACAATGGCACAGGTGCAGCCGTAAACCTTGCCGACTACAGGGTAAGGCTTTATTCTAACGGAAGCACGACTGCCTCGGGTACGGCTAACGATGTACAATTATCAGGTACTCTTGCTGACGGCGCTGTAGCTGTTATCAAAAACTCAGCGGCCACTATTTACAGCGGCGCTGCTACGGTTGTCGCTTCGGTAAACTTTAACGGTAACGATGCTGTTGCCCTTTACAAAATATCTACCGCGTCAAACGTTGATATCTTTGGTAACATTGGTACAGACCCGGGATCTGCCTGGACAGGAACCAATACTACAGTTGACAAAACCCTTGTGAGAAAATCAACCGTAACAGGCGGTGTAACTGTTGACCCTTCAGGCACAGGATTCCCTACACTTGATACCGAGTGGGATATGTTCAACCAAAATGATATTACACATCTTGGTTCGCACACTTATGCAGGCATTGCTCCGTCTTTTGTTCCCGGTTATGAAAACCTCGCTGTAACTACAGGTACAAGCCAGGTTGTTTCGGGACTTACCGAGCTAACAACTTACTACTACAGGGTAAGGGCTGTTGGCGGAAACACAAGCGGTAACTCTAACGTTATTGAAGTAGCTACAACTGCAAATACAGACCCTACACTTTCTGCTTCGGCGCTTGCTGCCTTCGGTGAAGTTTGTATCGACAGCGAAGATGGGCCGGAGACTTTTACGATCACAGGTTCATTCCTTACTGAAGATAACATTGTTGTAGGCCCGCTTGATGGCTATACATTCTCTACAGATGGCATTACTTATACAGATACACTTAACCTTGGCCAGACGGGAGGAACTTACTCTCAGGTAATATATGTTAAGATCCTTCCTGCTGTTGTAGGAGATTATTCAGGGAACATCCCTGTAAGCGGTGGTGGTGCCGACAGCATTAACGTAGCAGCATCAGGAAGCGGTATCAATACTACTGCTACTGTGGTTGTCAACAATGCTGATGCTACTTCTGCTTCTACAGCTACAATCGAATCTGAAGCTACCCTTTCGGGATGTTCTGATATCACCGAAAGAGGTATCGTATATGCTACTACGGCCAATCCTGCAATTTCAGGCCCGGGCGTATCGCAGCTAATCGATTTCGGTACAGGTACCGGCACCTACACCACAGACCTTGAAGGCCTTGTTGGCGGTACAACCTATTATGTAAGGGCTTATGTTACCAACAACGGTGGTACGTCATACAGCGCTGACAGCACATTTACTACCAATGGTGTTGGAGCCCCTATCGCCAACCCTGCACTTAGCGTAACGGAAAGCAGCTTTGTAGCCAACTGGGAAGAAGTGGAAGGCGCAGAAGCTTACAGGCTTGACGTGAGCACATCGGCAACATTTGGCACAAGCGCTCCTGCAACAGATCTATTCTTCTCTGAGTATGTTGAAGGTTCTTCTACCAACAAGTACCTTGAAATATACAATGGTACAGGCGCTCCGGTTAACCTTTCTGACTACAGGGTAAGGCTATACTCTAACGGAAGCACGACTGCATCCGGCAGCAATGACGTTGTATTATCAGGTACAATTGCCAATGGTGCTGCAGTAGTGATCAAAAACTCAGGCGCTACGATATACAGCGGCGCTGCAACAGTTGTTGCTTCGGTAAACTTTAACGGTAACGATGCTGTTGCCCTTTACAAGATATCTACCTCATCAAACGTAGATATCATTGGTAAAATAGGCCAGGATCCGGGTACTGCCTGGACAAGCGCTTCTAACACTACGGTTGACAAAACCCTTGTAAGGAAAGCTTCGGTAACAGGAGGCGTAACTGCAAACCCTGCTACAGGCTTTGACACGCTTGAGTCGGAGTGGGAAGTATACAACCAAAATGATGTTACACACCTTGGTACACATACGTATGCAGGTATTGCCCCATCTTTTGTTCCCGGTTATGAAAACCTTCTTGTAGAAGATATCAGCCAGGCTGTTGAAGGGCTTGATGCCGGAACAACGTACTACTACAGGGTTAGGGCTGTTGCCGGAAATACAGGCGGTAACTCTAACGTTATTGAAGTTGCCACTGAAGCAGCCGGCAGCGGCGCAAGGATAGCAATGGGCCTTAACGATAATGATGCCAACAACATCATGGTGTACAAACAGAATGGTGCGTTAACAATCTCTTCTGCCAATACAGCTATTACTTCGGTAACTGTATTTGACATTACAGGTAAAATGCTTTTCGCTTCAGACAAGTTTAACCAGAATGAAGTAGTGCTTGAAAACATAAGCGCCTCAAACCAGATGCTTATTGTTAAGATCGGCACAGATGCCAATGAACAAGTAACTAAAAAGATAGCTTACTAA